The following are encoded together in the Streptomyces sp. NBC_01465 genome:
- a CDS encoding sugar ABC transporter substrate-binding protein, with amino-acid sequence MNAMMRRAVIGTAAVSMALSIAACGKAGDDKKDSADSGSKTKIGLLLPENKTARYETLDKPLFIEAVKKDCADCEVEYKNAAGDVGQQKQQFEQQIADGIKVIAISSVDAEKSAAWVADAHKKGVKVVAYDRAIVGADAYVSHDNEKIGKLQGQAILDALGSKAASSNLVMINGDEKDPNAGLFKKGAHESLDGKIKIAYEASGEWDPKIAGEKMTAAISSVGKGKINAVYSANDGMAGGIITSLGNAGIKDIPVGGQDAEITGIQRIIAGTQTFTIYKSPKQLAPAAAQFAVNLLQGKDIGATGKTDGVPSTLLEPTVVNKDNIASTVVKDGIYKVSDICVSDIAAKCTALGIK; translated from the coding sequence ATGAACGCAATGATGCGTCGTGCCGTCATCGGTACCGCTGCTGTTTCGATGGCCCTTTCCATCGCCGCCTGTGGCAAGGCCGGCGACGACAAGAAGGACTCGGCGGACTCGGGCAGCAAGACCAAGATCGGTCTGCTGCTCCCGGAGAACAAGACCGCGCGCTACGAGACGCTGGACAAGCCGCTCTTCATCGAAGCGGTCAAGAAGGACTGTGCCGACTGTGAGGTCGAGTACAAGAACGCCGCCGGCGATGTCGGCCAGCAGAAGCAGCAGTTCGAGCAGCAGATAGCCGACGGCATCAAGGTCATCGCGATCTCCTCGGTCGACGCCGAGAAGTCGGCCGCGTGGGTCGCGGACGCGCACAAGAAGGGCGTCAAGGTCGTTGCGTACGACCGCGCCATCGTCGGTGCCGACGCGTACGTCAGCCACGACAACGAGAAGATCGGCAAGCTCCAGGGCCAGGCCATCCTCGACGCCCTCGGCTCGAAGGCGGCCAGCTCCAACCTCGTCATGATCAACGGTGACGAGAAGGACCCGAACGCCGGCCTGTTCAAGAAGGGCGCGCACGAGTCCCTCGACGGCAAGATCAAGATTGCCTACGAGGCCTCTGGCGAGTGGGACCCGAAGATCGCCGGTGAGAAGATGACCGCCGCCATCTCCTCGGTCGGCAAGGGCAAGATCAACGCGGTCTACTCCGCCAACGACGGCATGGCCGGCGGCATCATCACCTCCCTGGGCAACGCCGGCATCAAGGACATCCCGGTCGGTGGCCAGGACGCCGAGATCACCGGTATCCAGCGGATCATCGCGGGCACGCAGACCTTCACGATCTACAAGTCGCCGAAGCAGCTCGCCCCCGCCGCCGCCCAGTTCGCGGTCAACCTGCTCCAGGGCAAGGACATCGGCGCCACGGGCAAGACGGACGGCGTTCCGTCCACGCTGCTCGAGCCGACCGTCGTGAACAAGGACAACATCGCGTCCACCGTGGTCAAGGACGGCATCTACAAGGTGTCCGACATCTGCGTCTCGGACATCGCCGCCAAGTGCACCGCGCTGGGCATCAAGTAG
- a CDS encoding ATP-binding cassette domain-containing protein, translating to MVHVSQTPVLALRGVFKRFGAVQVLSGVDLEVHAGEVVALVGDNGAGKSTLVKTIAGVHPIDEGVIEWEGNKVDINRPHDAQNLGIATVYQDLALCDNLDVVANLFLGREIRKGGVLDEVAMEKRAQDLLSTLSIRIPSVRIPVAALSGGQRQVVAIARALVGDPKIVILDEPTAALGVEQTAQVLDLVERLREQNLGVILISHNMADVKAVADQVAVLRLGHNNGIFPVATTSHEEIIAAITGATDNAVTRRKSRSAEASK from the coding sequence ATGGTTCACGTGTCACAGACGCCCGTGCTGGCGTTGCGTGGAGTCTTCAAGCGATTCGGAGCGGTCCAGGTCCTCTCCGGTGTCGATCTCGAAGTCCATGCCGGAGAAGTGGTCGCCCTCGTCGGCGACAACGGTGCAGGAAAGTCCACGCTGGTCAAGACGATCGCCGGCGTGCACCCCATCGATGAGGGCGTCATCGAGTGGGAGGGCAACAAGGTGGACATCAACCGTCCGCACGACGCCCAGAACCTCGGCATCGCCACCGTCTACCAGGACCTCGCGCTCTGCGACAACCTGGACGTCGTCGCCAACCTGTTCCTCGGCCGGGAGATCCGCAAGGGCGGCGTCCTCGACGAGGTCGCCATGGAGAAGCGGGCGCAGGACCTCCTGTCCACCCTCTCCATCCGCATCCCCAGCGTCCGTATCCCGGTTGCCGCGCTCTCCGGCGGTCAGCGCCAGGTCGTGGCCATCGCCCGCGCCCTGGTCGGCGACCCCAAGATCGTGATCCTGGACGAGCCCACCGCGGCCCTCGGCGTCGAGCAGACCGCACAGGTCCTCGACCTGGTGGAGCGGCTGCGCGAGCAGAACCTCGGCGTCATCCTCATCAGCCACAACATGGCCGATGTGAAGGCTGTTGCCGACCAGGTCGCCGTGCTGCGACTCGGCCACAACAACGGCATCTTCCCCGTGGCGACGACCAGCCACGAAGAAATCATCGCCGCGATCACGGGCGCCACGGACAACGCCGTGACCCGCCGCAAGTCCCGCAGCGCGGAGGCATCCAAGTGA
- a CDS encoding sugar ABC transporter permease produces the protein MSKISKTSAQVPAQAESTEAPAAAAGAVKVVDPRLLIREQGFKGYWIEFKRKVRSGEIGSLPVVVGLIIIGIVFQLETGNFLTSYNLDQITLYAAGPGIMAVGIVFVLLLGEIDLAVGSVAGLAGSVWAVLGTDMPDSLAIVVGILSGTVIGAFHGIVFAKIGVPAFVVTLAGFLGWAGLQTWVMGDKSTITTPLGSFVRDLTSYYFADVAAAYGLAVVVIVAFYLAQLRDARRRKAAELPHRPQSEIILRTVLLAILSLLAAYAFNQEQGLPLSLVIFLAILVITDFVLRRTTYGRQIFAVGGGIEAARRAGINVSWIRISVFMISGTLGAVGGLFLASATGGADRSLGGGNQLMMCIAAAVIGGTSLFGGRGKVWSALLGILVIQSIVQGLNQMNLSSNAIQYMITGGVLLIAVIIDSVSRKTQKTAGRA, from the coding sequence GTGAGCAAGATCAGCAAGACGTCGGCACAGGTCCCGGCCCAGGCCGAGTCCACCGAGGCTCCCGCAGCAGCGGCCGGCGCCGTCAAGGTCGTCGACCCCCGCCTGCTCATCCGTGAGCAGGGCTTCAAGGGCTACTGGATCGAGTTCAAGCGCAAGGTGCGCTCGGGCGAGATCGGCTCGCTGCCCGTCGTGGTGGGCCTGATCATCATCGGGATCGTCTTCCAGCTCGAGACCGGCAACTTCCTCACCTCGTACAACCTCGACCAGATCACGCTGTACGCGGCCGGCCCCGGCATCATGGCCGTCGGCATCGTCTTCGTCCTGCTGCTCGGCGAGATCGACCTCGCGGTCGGCTCCGTCGCGGGTCTCGCGGGTTCGGTCTGGGCCGTGCTCGGTACGGACATGCCCGACTCCCTCGCCATCGTGGTCGGCATCCTCTCCGGCACGGTCATCGGCGCCTTCCACGGCATCGTCTTCGCCAAGATCGGCGTGCCCGCGTTCGTCGTGACGCTGGCGGGCTTCCTGGGCTGGGCCGGTCTGCAGACCTGGGTGATGGGCGACAAGTCCACCATCACCACCCCGCTCGGCAGCTTCGTCAGGGACCTGACCAGCTACTACTTCGCCGACGTGGCCGCCGCCTACGGTCTCGCCGTCGTCGTGATCGTCGCCTTCTACCTCGCGCAGCTGCGCGACGCTCGCCGCCGCAAGGCCGCGGAGCTGCCGCACCGCCCGCAGAGCGAGATCATCCTGCGCACCGTGCTGCTCGCGATCCTCTCCCTCCTCGCGGCATACGCGTTCAACCAGGAGCAGGGCCTCCCGCTCTCCCTGGTGATCTTCCTCGCGATCCTGGTCATCACCGACTTCGTCCTGCGCCGCACCACCTACGGCCGCCAGATCTTCGCGGTCGGCGGTGGCATCGAGGCAGCGCGTCGTGCCGGTATCAACGTGTCCTGGATCCGTATCTCGGTGTTCATGATCTCCGGCACGCTCGGTGCGGTCGGCGGTCTCTTCCTGGCCTCCGCGACCGGCGGCGCCGACCGTTCGCTCGGTGGCGGCAACCAGCTGATGATGTGCATCGCCGCAGCGGTCATCGGCGGTACGTCCCTGTTCGGCGGACGCGGCAAGGTCTGGTCCGCGCTGCTGGGCATTCTGGTCATCCAGTCGATCGTCCAGGGCCTCAACCAGATGAACCTGTCGTCGAACGCGATCCAGTACATGATCACCGGTGGAGTACTCCTCATCGCCGTGATCATCGACTCGGTCTCGCGCAAGACCCAGAAGACCGCGGGCCGCGCCTGA
- the dxs gene encoding 1-deoxy-D-xylulose-5-phosphate synthase — MGDGGELLTRITGPRDLDRLTPEQLDQLADEIRTFLVDAVSKTGGHLGPNLGVVELTIALHRVFDSPKDRVLFDTGHQSYVHKLLTGRQDFSKLKMKGGLSGYPSREESEHDVIENSHASTVLGWADGLAKANEVLGKDDHVVAVIGDGALTGGMAWEALNNIAAAKDRPLVIVVNDNERSYAPTIGGLANHLATLRTTDGYERFLAKGKDLLERTPVVGKPLYETLHGAKKGLKDFIAPQGMFEDLGLKYLGPIDGHDITALESALERAKRFGGPVIVHCLTEKGRGYEPALADEADRFHSVGKIHPDTGLPIATSGLDWTSVFGEEMVRLGKERKDIVAITAAMLQPVGLDKFAKAFPDRMYDVGIAEQHGAVSAAGLATGGLHPVFAVYATFLNRAFDQVLMDVALHKCGVTFVLDRAGVTGTDGASHNGMWDMSILQCVPTLRIAAPRDADQVRSQLREAVQVEDAPTVVRFSKGAVGPAVPAVGKVGGMDVLRKAGTDSPDVLLVSVGALAPMCLEIAELLNKQGITTTVVDPRWVKPVDEALPPLAEQHRVVVTVEDNSRAGGVGSAVSQALRDAGVDVPLRDFGIPARFLDHASRGEVMAEIGLTAPDIARQVTGLVAKLDGRMEDVAAEVARD, encoded by the coding sequence GTGGGTGACGGGGGGGAGCTGCTGACCCGCATCACGGGACCGCGCGATCTGGACCGGCTCACCCCGGAGCAGCTGGACCAGCTGGCCGATGAGATCCGGACCTTCCTCGTCGACGCCGTGTCCAAGACCGGCGGCCACCTCGGCCCCAACCTGGGCGTCGTCGAACTGACCATTGCCCTGCACCGCGTCTTCGACTCCCCGAAGGACCGTGTCCTCTTCGACACCGGTCACCAGAGCTATGTGCACAAGCTCCTCACCGGCCGTCAGGACTTCTCGAAGCTGAAGATGAAGGGCGGCCTCTCCGGCTACCCCTCGCGCGAGGAGTCCGAGCACGACGTCATCGAGAACAGCCACGCCTCCACCGTCCTGGGCTGGGCCGACGGCCTCGCCAAGGCGAACGAGGTCCTGGGCAAGGACGACCACGTCGTGGCCGTCATCGGTGACGGCGCCCTCACCGGCGGCATGGCCTGGGAGGCGCTGAACAACATCGCCGCCGCCAAGGACCGCCCGCTCGTCATCGTCGTCAACGACAACGAGCGCTCCTACGCCCCCACGATCGGCGGCCTCGCCAACCACCTCGCCACGCTCCGCACCACCGACGGCTACGAGCGCTTCCTGGCCAAGGGCAAGGACCTCCTGGAGCGCACGCCGGTCGTCGGCAAGCCGCTGTACGAGACCCTGCACGGCGCCAAGAAGGGCCTCAAGGACTTCATCGCCCCGCAGGGCATGTTCGAGGACCTCGGCCTGAAGTACCTCGGTCCGATCGACGGCCACGACATCACCGCCCTGGAGTCCGCCCTGGAGCGCGCCAAGCGCTTCGGCGGCCCGGTGATCGTCCACTGCCTCACCGAGAAGGGCCGCGGTTACGAGCCCGCGCTCGCGGACGAGGCCGACCGCTTCCACTCCGTCGGCAAGATCCACCCGGACACCGGACTGCCGATCGCCACCTCGGGCCTCGACTGGACCTCGGTCTTCGGCGAGGAGATGGTCCGCCTCGGCAAGGAGCGCAAGGACATCGTCGCGATCACCGCGGCCATGCTCCAGCCCGTCGGCCTCGACAAGTTCGCCAAGGCCTTCCCCGACCGTATGTACGACGTCGGGATCGCCGAGCAGCACGGCGCGGTCTCCGCGGCCGGACTGGCCACCGGCGGACTGCACCCCGTCTTCGCCGTGTACGCGACCTTCCTCAACCGTGCCTTCGACCAGGTCCTGATGGACGTCGCCCTGCACAAGTGCGGCGTGACCTTCGTCCTCGACCGGGCGGGCGTCACCGGCACGGACGGCGCCTCGCACAACGGCATGTGGGACATGTCGATCCTGCAGTGCGTCCCGACCCTGCGGATCGCCGCCCCGCGCGACGCCGACCAGGTCAGGTCCCAGCTGCGCGAGGCCGTCCAGGTCGAGGACGCCCCCACCGTGGTCCGCTTCTCCAAGGGCGCGGTCGGACCGGCCGTCCCCGCCGTCGGCAAGGTCGGCGGCATGGACGTCCTGCGCAAGGCGGGTACGGACAGCCCGGACGTTCTCCTGGTCTCGGTCGGCGCCCTGGCGCCCATGTGCCTGGAGATCGCCGAACTGCTCAACAAGCAGGGCATCACCACCACCGTCGTCGACCCCCGCTGGGTCAAGCCCGTCGACGAGGCGCTGCCCCCGCTCGCCGAGCAGCACCGGGTCGTCGTCACCGTCGAGGACAACAGCCGTGCCGGCGGCGTCGGCTCCGCCGTCTCGCAGGCGCTGCGGGACGCGGGCGTGGACGTCCCCCTGCGGGACTTCGGCATCCCGGCGCGCTTCCTCGACCACGCGTCGCGGGGCGAGGTCATGGCCGAGATCGGTCTGACCGCGCCGGACATCGCCCGCCAGGTCACCGGCCTGGTCGCGAAGCTGGACGGCCGTATGGAGGACGTCGCGGCAGAGGTCGCGCGCGACTGA
- a CDS encoding amino acid permease: MAQQTDHTTSKRQQGLLRTKSIEQSIQDTEEPEHALKKSLSALDLTVFGVGVVIGSGIFVVTGTAAKNYAGPAVTLAFVVAAVVCALAALCYAEFASTVPVAGSAYTFSYASMGEFPAWIIGWDLVLELALGCATVAVGWSGYVQSLLDSWGIPLPEKLQGPPADGGFGFNIAAFLLILAVTAVIVIGMKLSAMVTSVVVAIKVVVVLIVIAVGAFLINGSNYHPFIPPSQETKGGDGLSSTLLEAIFGFTPTSFGFMGIFTAAAVVFFAYIGFDVVATAAEETRNPQKDIPRGILGSLLICTILYVAVAIVVTGMQKYTELDSEAPLSEAFKSVGHPFWAGLINFGAIIGLVTVCMILLMGQSRVFFAMSRDGLLPPLFSHVHPKFRTPYRSTIILGLISALVAGFVSLDELSKLVNIGTLFAFVVVALGVIILRRTRPDLPRNFKAPWVPVLPVLSVACSVWLMLNLSVETWLRFGIWMVIGIVIYFAYGRKHSRLNPARNSR; encoded by the coding sequence GTGGCACAACAGACCGACCACACCACCAGCAAGCGGCAGCAGGGGCTGCTGCGGACGAAATCCATCGAGCAGTCGATCCAGGACACGGAGGAGCCCGAGCACGCGCTGAAGAAGTCGCTCTCGGCGCTCGATCTCACGGTCTTCGGCGTCGGGGTCGTCATCGGCTCGGGGATCTTCGTCGTCACCGGTACGGCGGCCAAGAACTACGCGGGCCCCGCCGTCACCCTCGCCTTCGTCGTCGCCGCCGTCGTCTGCGCGCTGGCGGCCCTCTGCTACGCCGAGTTCGCCTCGACCGTCCCCGTCGCCGGGTCCGCGTACACCTTCAGTTACGCCTCCATGGGCGAGTTCCCCGCCTGGATCATCGGCTGGGACCTCGTCCTGGAGCTCGCGCTGGGCTGCGCGACCGTCGCCGTCGGCTGGTCCGGCTACGTCCAGTCGCTCCTCGACAGCTGGGGCATCCCGCTGCCCGAGAAGCTCCAAGGGCCGCCCGCCGACGGGGGGTTCGGCTTCAACATCGCCGCGTTCCTCCTCATCCTCGCGGTCACCGCGGTGATCGTCATCGGTATGAAGCTCTCCGCGATGGTCACCTCCGTCGTCGTGGCGATCAAGGTCGTCGTCGTCCTGATCGTCATCGCGGTCGGCGCCTTCCTGATCAACGGCTCCAACTACCACCCGTTCATCCCGCCCTCGCAGGAGACCAAGGGCGGCGACGGCCTCAGCTCGACCCTCCTCGAAGCGATCTTCGGCTTCACCCCGACCAGCTTCGGCTTCATGGGGATCTTCACCGCCGCGGCCGTCGTCTTCTTCGCGTACATCGGCTTCGACGTCGTCGCCACCGCCGCCGAGGAGACGCGCAACCCGCAGAAGGACATCCCGCGCGGCATCCTCGGCTCGCTGCTGATCTGCACGATTCTGTACGTCGCCGTCGCGATCGTGGTGACCGGCATGCAGAAGTACACCGAACTCGACTCCGAGGCCCCGCTCTCCGAGGCCTTCAAGTCCGTCGGGCACCCCTTCTGGGCCGGGCTCATCAACTTCGGCGCGATCATCGGCCTGGTCACCGTCTGCATGATCCTGCTGATGGGCCAGAGCCGCGTCTTCTTCGCGATGAGCCGCGACGGACTGCTGCCGCCGCTCTTCAGCCACGTCCACCCCAAGTTCCGTACGCCCTACCGCTCGACGATCATCCTGGGCCTCATCTCCGCGCTGGTGGCCGGTTTCGTCTCGCTCGACGAGCTCTCCAAGCTCGTCAACATCGGCACGCTCTTCGCCTTCGTCGTCGTGGCCCTCGGCGTGATCATCCTGCGCCGCACCCGCCCCGACCTGCCGCGCAACTTCAAGGCCCCCTGGGTGCCCGTACTCCCGGTGCTCTCCGTGGCCTGCTCGGTCTGGCTGATGCTGAACCTGTCGGTCGAGACGTGGCTGCGCTTCGGGATCTGGATGGTGATCGGGATCGTCATCTACTTCGCCTACGGCCGCAAGCACAGCCGCCTCAACCCGGCCCGCAACTCCCGGTAA
- a CDS encoding ArnT family glycosyltransferase, with amino-acid sequence MLVEPPPSLRYVSAPRLPRRAPAPPFWPRVLLLLAALATVTRIPSFRLPLWNPDEGYLAVQARILLDGGTLYGTVVDRKPPLLPWLYEAAFALCGDGSLHPLKVLAVLAQLTTAALLAAIARRRWGDRAGRTAGVLYLLASIGLNPEDTQAATFEVFMLPFTAAALWCADRRRWAGAGLAVAAAFLTKQTGGAVLIPVLWLLWHTAPTRKALLRTAVGLTLPVLTAALLTTPTGFVFWTVTGSGAYASFTGSELHVLVRAMTNTAILAFACAGLIPPVLRVLRIARTGAADLWLWLGSSAAAVVIGFHFFGHYYLQLIPPLALLGTAALQILPRDWLHTTVLTSACTCALFLAWGLLAPRPELAHVQRLAEAVQERTVPTDRVLVWGIHPETYLFADRAPASRFLTAGLLTNYSGGRDGPQVGEKYAVEGAWTTFRQEMAERPPALIVDDSRGKPFAPDRVPTLRRLLDGRYTERATVDGAVLYVRSPGG; translated from the coding sequence ATGCTTGTCGAGCCGCCGCCTTCGCTACGGTACGTATCCGCCCCCCGGCTGCCGCGACGGGCACCCGCGCCGCCCTTCTGGCCCCGCGTCCTCCTTCTCCTCGCCGCACTGGCCACCGTCACCCGCATCCCCTCCTTCCGGCTCCCCCTCTGGAACCCGGACGAGGGGTATCTCGCCGTCCAGGCGCGGATACTGCTCGACGGCGGCACGCTCTACGGCACCGTCGTCGACCGCAAACCACCGCTGCTGCCCTGGCTGTACGAAGCCGCCTTCGCGCTCTGCGGCGACGGATCGCTGCACCCGCTGAAGGTCCTCGCCGTCCTCGCCCAGCTCACCACCGCGGCCCTACTCGCCGCGATCGCCCGCCGCCGCTGGGGCGACCGCGCCGGCCGCACCGCAGGTGTCCTCTATCTCCTGGCCTCCATCGGCCTCAACCCCGAGGACACCCAGGCGGCCACCTTCGAGGTCTTCATGCTGCCCTTCACCGCGGCCGCGCTCTGGTGCGCGGACCGCCGCAGATGGGCCGGGGCGGGCCTGGCGGTGGCGGCCGCGTTCCTCACGAAGCAGACCGGCGGCGCGGTGCTGATCCCGGTCCTGTGGCTGCTCTGGCACACCGCTCCGACCCGAAAGGCCCTGCTGCGTACGGCAGTCGGCCTCACGCTTCCGGTGCTCACCGCGGCACTCCTGACCACGCCCACCGGCTTCGTCTTCTGGACGGTGACCGGATCGGGGGCGTACGCCTCCTTCACGGGATCCGAACTCCACGTGCTGGTACGCGCGATGACCAACACCGCGATCCTCGCCTTCGCCTGCGCCGGACTGATCCCACCGGTCCTGCGCGTCCTGCGCATCGCCCGCACCGGCGCCGCCGACCTCTGGCTCTGGCTCGGCTCCTCGGCCGCCGCGGTCGTCATCGGCTTCCACTTCTTCGGCCACTACTATCTCCAACTCATCCCGCCCCTGGCCCTGTTGGGGACGGCCGCGCTGCAGATCCTGCCGCGCGACTGGCTGCACACCACCGTCCTCACCTCGGCCTGCACCTGCGCGCTGTTCCTCGCCTGGGGCCTGCTCGCCCCGCGCCCGGAACTCGCCCACGTCCAGCGTCTGGCCGAAGCCGTGCAGGAGCGCACCGTTCCCACGGACCGTGTCCTCGTCTGGGGGATACACCCGGAGACGTACCTCTTCGCCGACCGCGCCCCCGCCAGCCGCTTCCTCACCGCAGGGCTTCTCACCAACTACAGCGGCGGCCGCGACGGCCCGCAGGTCGGCGAGAAGTACGCCGTCGAGGGGGCCTGGACGACCTTCCGCCAGGAGATGGCCGAGCGGCCTCCGGCCCTGATCGTCGACGACTCGCGCGGCAAGCCCTTCGCCCCCGACCGCGTCCCCACCCTGCGCCGGCTGCTCGACGGCCGCTACACGGAACGGGCCACCGTCGACGGGGCGGTCCTCTACGTACGCTCCCCGGGCGGCTGA
- a CDS encoding NTP pyrophosphohydrolase: MSLLIVDAANVVGSVPDGWWRDRRGAAVRLRDGLVGYGDGAEIVLVVEGAARGVESVEGVRVESAPGSGDDRIVELAAEAAAAGAECTVVTADRELRRRVEAYGARCAGPRTVRQPPGERT; the protein is encoded by the coding sequence GTGTCCCTGTTGATCGTGGACGCGGCAAATGTCGTGGGTTCCGTGCCCGACGGCTGGTGGCGGGACCGGCGCGGGGCCGCCGTACGGCTGCGGGACGGGCTCGTCGGGTACGGGGACGGCGCCGAGATCGTGCTGGTCGTCGAGGGTGCGGCCCGCGGGGTGGAGTCCGTCGAGGGCGTACGGGTGGAGTCGGCGCCCGGCAGCGGCGACGACCGGATCGTGGAGCTGGCCGCCGAGGCCGCTGCCGCCGGGGCGGAGTGCACCGTGGTCACCGCCGACCGGGAGCTGCGGCGCCGCGTGGAGGCGTACGGGGCGCGCTGCGCCGGGCCGCGGACCGTGCGTCAGCCGCCCGGGGAGCGTACGTAG